The following are encoded together in the Mycolicibacterium arabiense genome:
- a CDS encoding DUF3556 domain-containing protein, whose protein sequence is MGFLKQTTPEIDFEEWSKGSRSEKIVPMARHWAEVGFGTPVALHLFYVVKILLYVLFAWLVVLTTTGVDGFTNVGQWYDEPIVFQKVVLYTMLFEVVGLGCGFGPLNNRFSPPMGSILYWLRPGTIRLPPWPNRIPLTRGDARTPFDALVYGALLVALLVAIFSDGSGPIPALGTEVGVLPVWQTATILGLLAVIGLRDKVIFLAARGEVYASLALCFLFSGPDMIIAAKLICLTIWIGAATSKLNKHFPFVISTMMSNNPVFRPKWIKRAFFEHFPDDLRPGRPSRVLAHISTAIEMLVPLVLFFSHGGWPTAIAAFVMLCFHFGILSSIPMGVPLEWNVFMMFSVLALFVGHADIGLSDLQSPWPIVLLAVSAGIVVLGNLFPRKVSFLPGMRYYAGNWDTSLWCVKPSASAKIEANVVSIASMPQAQMEKFYGSPETAQMYLYMGYAFRSFNTHGRAMFTLAHRAMAGHDEDDYVLTDGERIVSTAIGWNFGDGHMSNEQLVAALQQRCHFEPGEVRIVMLDAQPIHRQRQEYRLVDAATGEFERGVVEVADMVTRQPWDDTVPVQVTWSKSVTA, encoded by the coding sequence ATGGGTTTTCTCAAGCAGACCACCCCCGAGATCGACTTCGAGGAATGGAGCAAGGGCAGCCGCTCCGAGAAGATCGTGCCCATGGCCCGGCACTGGGCCGAGGTCGGCTTCGGCACCCCCGTCGCGCTGCACCTGTTCTACGTCGTCAAGATCCTGCTCTACGTCCTGTTCGCGTGGCTGGTGGTCCTGACGACCACCGGCGTCGACGGGTTCACCAACGTCGGGCAGTGGTACGACGAACCCATCGTGTTCCAGAAGGTCGTGCTGTACACGATGCTGTTCGAGGTCGTGGGGCTCGGCTGCGGGTTCGGCCCGCTGAACAACCGGTTCTCCCCGCCGATGGGCTCGATCCTCTACTGGCTGCGTCCCGGCACCATCCGGCTGCCCCCATGGCCCAACCGCATCCCGCTCACCCGCGGTGACGCCCGCACGCCGTTCGACGCGCTCGTCTACGGCGCGCTGCTGGTGGCGCTGCTCGTCGCGATCTTCTCCGACGGCTCCGGCCCGATTCCCGCGCTGGGCACCGAGGTCGGCGTCCTGCCGGTGTGGCAGACGGCGACGATCCTCGGCCTGCTCGCCGTGATCGGGCTGCGCGACAAGGTGATCTTCCTGGCCGCCCGCGGCGAGGTCTACGCGTCGCTGGCGCTGTGCTTCCTCTTCAGCGGCCCCGACATGATCATCGCGGCGAAGCTCATCTGCCTGACCATCTGGATCGGGGCGGCGACGTCCAAGCTGAACAAGCACTTCCCGTTCGTCATCTCCACGATGATGAGCAACAATCCCGTGTTCCGACCGAAGTGGATCAAGCGGGCGTTCTTCGAGCACTTCCCCGACGACCTGCGGCCGGGCAGGCCATCCCGGGTGCTCGCGCACATCAGTACCGCGATCGAGATGCTGGTGCCGCTGGTGCTGTTTTTCAGCCACGGCGGGTGGCCGACGGCGATCGCCGCATTCGTGATGCTGTGCTTCCACTTCGGCATCCTGTCGTCGATCCCGATGGGCGTGCCGCTGGAGTGGAACGTCTTCATGATGTTCAGCGTGCTGGCGCTGTTCGTCGGCCACGCGGACATCGGCCTGAGCGACCTGCAGAGCCCGTGGCCGATCGTGCTGCTCGCCGTGTCCGCCGGAATCGTGGTGCTGGGCAATCTCTTTCCGCGCAAGGTCTCGTTCCTGCCCGGCATGCGGTACTACGCAGGCAACTGGGACACCTCGCTGTGGTGCGTCAAGCCCTCGGCGTCGGCGAAGATCGAGGCGAACGTCGTCTCCATCGCGAGCATGCCCCAGGCCCAGATGGAGAAGTTCTACGGCAGCCCGGAGACGGCGCAGATGTACCTCTACATGGGATATGCGTTCCGCTCGTTCAACACCCACGGCCGCGCGATGTTCACCCTCGCCCATCGGGCGATGGCCGGCCACGACGAGGACGACTACGTGCTGACCGACGGCGAGCGCATCGTGTCCACCGCGATCGGCTGGAACTTCGGCGACGGCCACATGAGCAACGAACAGCTCGTCGCGGCGCTACAGCAGCGCTGTCACTTCGAACCCGGCGAGGTGCGCATCGTGATGCTCGACGCGCAGCCCATCCATCGGCAGCGCCAGGAGTACCGCCTCGTCGATGCGGCGACCGGTGAGTTCGAGCGGGGCGTCGTCGAGGTCGCCGACATGGTGACCCGGCAGCCGTGGGACGACACGGTGCCGGTTCAGGTCACCTGGTCGAAGTCGGTCACTGCTTGA
- a CDS encoding FadR/GntR family transcriptional regulator: protein MARNTPLAPMIGPESVASLSGAPVRSPKTAELVAGTLRRMVVDGQLKEGDFLPNEAELMTHFGVSRPTLREAVRVLESERLVEVRRGSRTGARVRVPGPEIVARPAGLLLELSGATIADVLVARSGIEPMAARLLAENATPEALEELESMLAEHIPAGWQSGRLAEATGDFHLRMVEMSGNSTLTIIAGMLQEITVRHTAFAIKEHREVSKAEYDKLLRSYRRLLTLLRAGDGAAAEAHWRKHLDTARELLLEGFENIKVRDVMQ, encoded by the coding sequence TTGGCCCGCAACACCCCACTCGCGCCCATGATCGGGCCGGAGTCGGTGGCGTCGCTCAGCGGTGCACCCGTGCGCTCCCCCAAGACCGCCGAACTCGTCGCAGGGACGCTACGCCGCATGGTCGTCGACGGTCAGCTCAAGGAAGGCGACTTCCTGCCCAACGAGGCCGAGCTGATGACCCACTTCGGCGTCAGCAGGCCCACGCTGCGCGAGGCGGTCCGCGTCCTCGAGTCCGAGCGGCTGGTCGAGGTGCGACGCGGATCGCGCACCGGCGCCCGGGTACGGGTGCCGGGCCCCGAGATCGTCGCCCGCCCCGCGGGTCTGCTGCTCGAACTGTCCGGCGCCACCATCGCCGACGTCCTCGTCGCCCGGTCGGGCATCGAGCCGATGGCGGCCCGACTGCTCGCCGAGAACGCCACCCCGGAGGCGCTCGAAGAACTCGAGTCGATGCTCGCGGAGCACATCCCGGCGGGCTGGCAGTCGGGCCGATTGGCCGAGGCCACCGGCGACTTCCACCTCCGCATGGTCGAGATGTCGGGCAACTCCACCCTGACCATCATCGCGGGCATGCTGCAGGAGATCACCGTGCGGCACACCGCCTTCGCCATCAAGGAGCACCGCGAGGTGTCCAAGGCGGAGTACGACAAGCTCCTGCGGTCCTACCGCCGTCTGCTCACGCTGCTGCGGGCCGGCGACGGCGCCGCCGCGGAGGCGCACTGGCGCAAGCACCTCGACACAGCACGCGAGCTGCTGCTCGAGGGATTCGAGAACATCAAGGTCCGCGACGTCATGCAGTGA
- a CDS encoding thiolase family protein: protein MAEAVIVEAVRSPVGKRNGGLSGVHPGELSAQVLNGLVQRAGIDPALVDDVIWGCVMQAGEQALDIARTAVLAAGWPESVPGVTVDRQCGSSQQSVHFAAAGVVAGHYDVVVAGGVESMSRTPMGSSLANGGHPYPEAFRSRYSQTPNQGTGAEMIAEQWGFDRTALDQFSLSSHEKAAAAQDAGAFDDQIVGIKVTGEDGESVVLKDEGIRRGGTIEKMAGIKPAFKEDGVIHAGNASQISDGSAALLFMSAEKAKSLGLKPLAKVHTAVLAGADPVIMLTAPIPATQKALKRSGLSLDEIGVFEVNEAFAPVPLAWLSDIGADEKRLNPNGGAIALGHPLGGSGARIMTTMLYHMRDNGIQYGLQTMCEGGGQANATILELL, encoded by the coding sequence ATGGCCGAAGCCGTCATCGTCGAGGCGGTTCGCTCGCCTGTCGGAAAGCGCAACGGCGGACTGTCCGGCGTACACCCGGGCGAACTCTCCGCGCAGGTCCTCAATGGCCTCGTCCAGCGCGCGGGCATCGACCCCGCCCTCGTCGACGACGTCATCTGGGGCTGCGTCATGCAGGCCGGCGAGCAGGCGCTCGACATCGCGCGCACCGCGGTGCTCGCAGCTGGATGGCCCGAGAGCGTGCCCGGCGTGACCGTCGACCGGCAGTGCGGATCGAGCCAGCAGTCGGTGCACTTCGCCGCCGCAGGCGTGGTCGCAGGACACTACGACGTCGTCGTCGCCGGTGGCGTCGAGTCCATGTCGCGCACCCCGATGGGCTCGTCACTGGCCAACGGCGGCCACCCGTACCCGGAGGCCTTCCGCAGCCGCTACAGCCAGACCCCGAACCAGGGCACCGGCGCCGAGATGATCGCCGAACAGTGGGGCTTCGACCGCACCGCGCTCGACCAGTTCTCCCTCAGCTCGCACGAGAAGGCCGCGGCCGCGCAGGACGCGGGTGCGTTCGACGACCAGATCGTCGGCATCAAGGTCACCGGTGAGGACGGCGAGTCCGTCGTGCTCAAGGACGAGGGCATCCGTCGCGGCGGAACCATCGAGAAGATGGCAGGAATCAAGCCGGCCTTCAAGGAGGACGGTGTCATCCACGCGGGCAACGCCTCTCAGATCTCCGACGGCTCCGCCGCACTGCTGTTCATGTCCGCCGAGAAGGCGAAGAGCCTCGGCCTCAAGCCGCTGGCCAAGGTGCACACCGCGGTGCTGGCCGGTGCCGACCCGGTGATCATGCTGACCGCGCCGATCCCGGCAACGCAGAAGGCACTCAAGCGCTCCGGACTCTCGCTCGACGAGATCGGCGTGTTCGAGGTCAACGAGGCGTTCGCGCCGGTTCCGCTGGCCTGGCTCTCCGACATCGGCGCCGACGAGAAGCGGCTCAACCCCAACGGCGGGGCCATCGCGCTGGGTCACCCGCTCGGCGGCTCCGGCGCCCGCATCATGACCACGATGCTGTACCACATGCGCGACAACGGAATTCAGTACGGCCTGCAGACCATGTGCGAAGGCGGCGGGCAGGCCAACGCCACCATCCTCGAGCTGCTGTGA
- a CDS encoding crotonase/enoyl-CoA hydratase family protein, with amino-acid sequence MTAETETAAPGALTERRGNVLLITLNRPEARNAINASVSIAVGDALDEAQHDPEVRAVVITGAGQTFCAGADLKAIARRENLYHPEHGEWGFAGYVQHLIDKPTIAAVNGTALGGGTELALASDLVVAEERTTFGLPEVKRGLIAAAGGVFRIVDHLPRKVAMEMIFTGEPMTSADALKWGLINQVVPDGTVVDAALALAERITVNAPLAVWASKRVALGVDEGAITGEQAGWTRTMREMGAVLRSADAKEGPMAFAEKRPPVWQAK; translated from the coding sequence GTGACGGCGGAGACCGAGACGGCTGCACCCGGCGCTCTCACCGAGCGCCGGGGCAACGTCCTGCTGATCACGCTCAACCGGCCCGAGGCGCGCAATGCGATCAACGCATCGGTGAGCATCGCCGTCGGCGACGCGCTGGACGAGGCGCAGCACGACCCCGAGGTGCGGGCCGTCGTCATCACCGGCGCCGGTCAGACCTTCTGTGCCGGTGCGGATCTCAAGGCCATCGCACGGCGGGAGAACCTGTACCACCCCGAACACGGCGAGTGGGGTTTCGCAGGCTACGTCCAGCACCTGATCGACAAGCCGACCATCGCCGCGGTCAACGGCACCGCGCTCGGCGGCGGCACCGAGCTGGCGCTCGCCAGTGACCTGGTGGTGGCCGAGGAGCGGACGACGTTCGGTCTGCCCGAGGTGAAGCGGGGTCTGATCGCCGCGGCGGGCGGAGTGTTCCGCATCGTCGACCATCTGCCCCGCAAGGTTGCGATGGAGATGATCTTCACCGGCGAGCCGATGACGTCGGCCGATGCCCTCAAGTGGGGTCTGATCAACCAGGTGGTGCCCGACGGCACCGTGGTCGACGCCGCTCTGGCGCTGGCCGAGCGGATCACCGTCAACGCACCGCTGGCGGTGTGGGCGAGCAAGCGCGTAGCCCTTGGCGTCGACGAGGGCGCCATCACCGGCGAGCAGGCGGGCTGGACCAGGACGATGCGCGAAATGGGCGCCGTCCTGCGCTCGGCGGACGCCAAGGAAGGGCCGATGGCCTTCGCCGAAAAGCGCCCACCGGTCTGGCAAGCGAAGTAG
- a CDS encoding acyl-CoA dehydrogenase family protein — protein MKRLVFEEEHEQLRQTARQFLEKECAPYAEKWESERLVDRESYVAAGKYGLIGFNLPEKFGGGGVEDFRFNAVIVEEFARYGAATPGLSLQNDIVGPYFANLANDEQQARWLPGYITGELIGAVAMTEPGAGSDLAGIKTTAVRDGDDWILNGSKTFISAGINSDLVVVVARTNPDAGHKGFSLLVVERDMPGFTRGRKLDKMGLHFADTAELHFENVRVPDANLLGEEGKGFYHLMTNLPSERLSIGIAAIAGARATFDDTLQYVKDRKAFGKPIGSFQHSRFVMAELDTELEIGEQYIDRCLRAAVDGELTAVQASKAKWWCTELNKRVVDACVQLHGGYGYMNEYKVARDYVDVRIQTIYGGTTEIMKEIIGKDLGL, from the coding sequence ATGAAGAGACTCGTCTTCGAAGAAGAGCACGAGCAATTGCGGCAGACCGCGCGTCAGTTTCTCGAGAAGGAGTGCGCGCCGTACGCCGAGAAGTGGGAGAGCGAGCGCCTCGTCGACCGCGAATCCTACGTCGCCGCAGGCAAGTACGGCCTGATCGGCTTCAACCTGCCGGAGAAGTTCGGCGGCGGTGGCGTCGAGGACTTCCGGTTCAACGCCGTGATCGTCGAGGAGTTCGCCCGCTACGGGGCGGCGACCCCGGGGCTGAGCCTGCAGAACGACATCGTCGGTCCGTACTTCGCGAACCTCGCCAACGACGAGCAGCAGGCGCGGTGGCTGCCCGGCTACATCACCGGCGAACTCATCGGTGCGGTCGCGATGACCGAGCCCGGCGCGGGCAGCGACCTGGCCGGCATCAAGACCACTGCGGTGCGCGACGGCGACGACTGGATCCTCAACGGCTCCAAGACGTTCATCTCCGCGGGCATCAACTCCGACCTGGTCGTGGTGGTGGCGCGCACCAATCCCGACGCAGGCCACAAGGGCTTCTCGCTGCTGGTCGTCGAACGCGACATGCCGGGCTTCACCCGCGGGCGCAAGCTCGACAAGATGGGGCTGCACTTCGCCGACACCGCCGAACTGCACTTCGAGAACGTGCGCGTGCCCGATGCGAACCTGCTCGGCGAGGAGGGCAAGGGCTTCTACCACCTGATGACGAACCTGCCGTCCGAGCGGCTGTCGATCGGGATCGCGGCCATCGCGGGCGCGCGTGCCACGTTCGACGACACGCTGCAGTACGTGAAGGATCGCAAGGCGTTCGGCAAGCCGATCGGCAGCTTCCAGCACAGCCGCTTCGTGATGGCCGAGCTGGACACGGAACTGGAGATCGGCGAGCAGTACATCGACCGTTGCCTGCGCGCCGCGGTCGACGGCGAGCTGACGGCCGTGCAGGCGTCCAAGGCCAAGTGGTGGTGCACCGAGCTGAACAAGCGCGTCGTCGACGCCTGCGTCCAGCTGCACGGCGGCTACGGCTACATGAACGAGTACAAGGTGGCCCGCGACTACGTCGACGTCCGCATCCAGACGATCTACGGCGGCACCACCGAGATCATGAAGGAGATCATCGGCAAGGACCTCGGCCTCTAG
- a CDS encoding fasciclin domain-containing protein, translating into MKTQTSKALGMTAAIAALAVSLPMAITAQAEPTPTETTTVKPPADPQGNCDPVRSELSTAGTSLANLATKPVGQVIAGIPSLSTFSSAISGGLNPEVNIVPVLENGPYVVFAPTNDAFAKLDPAQLEALRTDPAALSKLDYYHVFLGLLNPGDVAGQRPTQQGEEVLVTGKDGDIKVNDTAKVICGGIQAANARIYIIDTVLDPAAPPAPLTPKTSFDNTGKPLTPTSSATTTSSVAPAVG; encoded by the coding sequence GTGAAGACTCAAACCAGCAAGGCCCTGGGAATGACGGCGGCGATCGCCGCTCTCGCAGTGTCGCTGCCGATGGCGATCACCGCTCAGGCCGAGCCGACGCCCACCGAGACCACCACCGTCAAGCCGCCCGCCGATCCGCAGGGCAACTGCGACCCGGTGCGCAGCGAGCTGTCCACCGCGGGCACCAGCCTCGCCAACCTGGCGACCAAGCCCGTCGGCCAGGTCATCGCGGGCATCCCGTCGCTGAGCACGTTCTCGTCGGCCATCTCGGGCGGACTGAACCCCGAGGTGAACATCGTCCCGGTGCTGGAGAACGGCCCCTACGTCGTCTTCGCCCCGACCAACGACGCCTTCGCCAAGCTCGATCCGGCGCAGCTCGAGGCGCTGCGGACCGATCCGGCCGCGCTGAGCAAGCTGGACTACTACCACGTCTTCCTCGGCCTGCTGAACCCCGGCGACGTGGCGGGCCAGCGGCCCACCCAGCAGGGTGAAGAGGTGCTGGTCACCGGCAAGGACGGCGACATCAAGGTCAACGACACCGCCAAGGTGATCTGCGGCGGCATCCAGGCAGCCAACGCACGGATCTACATCATCGACACGGTGCTCGATCCGGCCGCGCCGCCCGCGCCGCTGACGCCGAAGACGTCCTTCGACAACACCGGCAAGCCGCTCACCCCGACGTCGTCGGCCACCACGACCTCCAGCGTGGCGCCCGCCGTCGGCTGA
- a CDS encoding MFS transporter — translation MTGPETADLEAETRRPGPRVHWAWVVAAVGFVAILGAAGFRSVPGVMMMPLHDEFGWSHGTVGLAMSVNMTLFGLTAPFAAALMDRFGVRPVLCAALLLITAGSALSVTMTASWQLVLFWGVLVGMGTGSISMGFVATIATRWFEERRGLVTGVLTAAGATGQLVFLPVVAEVTTRHGWRWASLIVAAAALAVVPLVLVFMRNHPSDRGLTAYGATEASPPAVVPTGSFRAAFDGLRIGARVPAFWLLASSFAICGMTTNGLIGTHFIPAANDHGMPTTVAAGLLATVGILDVAGTVFSGWLTDRVDPRLLLVVYYAGRGLSLLCLPALLSPHANPGTWVFIIFYGLDWVATVPPTIALCRTYFGARTPVVFGWVFASHQIGAAVAAAGAGWLRDLQGDYDLAFYLAAGLCAVAVLLCLGVRAPASRTPV, via the coding sequence ATGACTGGTCCTGAGACGGCCGACCTCGAGGCGGAGACGCGGCGGCCGGGTCCGCGCGTGCACTGGGCGTGGGTGGTGGCGGCGGTCGGCTTCGTCGCGATCCTCGGCGCGGCGGGCTTCCGCTCGGTGCCCGGCGTGATGATGATGCCGCTGCACGACGAATTCGGGTGGTCGCACGGCACCGTCGGCCTGGCGATGTCGGTCAACATGACGTTGTTCGGGCTCACCGCGCCCTTCGCGGCGGCGCTGATGGACCGCTTCGGCGTCCGGCCCGTGCTGTGCGCGGCGCTGCTGCTCATCACGGCCGGATCGGCGCTGTCGGTGACGATGACGGCGAGCTGGCAGCTGGTGCTGTTCTGGGGCGTGCTGGTCGGCATGGGCACGGGGTCGATCTCGATGGGTTTCGTGGCGACCATCGCCACGCGGTGGTTCGAGGAACGGCGCGGGCTGGTGACGGGCGTGCTCACCGCGGCAGGCGCGACGGGACAGCTGGTGTTCCTGCCGGTCGTCGCCGAGGTGACCACCCGACACGGCTGGCGCTGGGCGTCGTTGATTGTGGCCGCCGCGGCGCTGGCGGTCGTCCCCCTGGTCCTGGTGTTCATGCGCAACCATCCCTCCGACCGCGGCCTCACGGCCTACGGCGCCACCGAGGCCTCCCCGCCTGCCGTCGTTCCCACGGGCAGCTTCCGCGCGGCCTTCGACGGTCTGCGCATCGGCGCCCGCGTTCCCGCCTTCTGGCTGCTGGCGTCGAGCTTCGCGATCTGCGGCATGACCACCAACGGGCTGATCGGCACCCACTTCATCCCCGCGGCCAACGACCACGGCATGCCGACCACCGTCGCGGCGGGACTATTGGCGACCGTCGGGATCCTCGACGTCGCGGGCACCGTGTTCTCCGGCTGGCTGACCGACCGCGTCGACCCCCGACTGCTGCTCGTCGTCTACTACGCGGGCCGCGGCCTCTCGCTGCTGTGCCTGCCCGCCCTGCTCTCACCGCACGCCAACCCGGGCACCTGGGTCTTCATCATCTTCTACGGGCTGGACTGGGTGGCCACCGTGCCACCGACGATCGCCCTGTGCCGCACCTACTTCGGTGCGCGCACCCCCGTGGTCTTCGGCTGGGTGTTCGCCTCCCACCAGATCGGCGCCGCCGTCGCCGCCGCGGGCGCGGGCTGGCTGCGGGACCTCCAGGGCGACTACGACCTCGCCTTCTATCTGGCCGCCGGACTGTGTGCCGTCGCCGTGCTGCTGTGCCTGGGCGTGCGCGCACCGGCGTCGCGCACCCCGGTGTGA
- a CDS encoding GlxA family transcriptional regulator, which produces MPHRVVVLLLAPVVGFDAAIAPMLFGSAEDDAGEGLYDVITCGLDRQPVPGTSGFDVVPAAGPEALATADTVVIPGTRYPEARTQGVLPDRLREALASVRPGTRMVSICTGAFVLAAAGLLDGRRATTHWKFAADLQRMHPLVDVDENVLFVDEGDVLTSAGLAAGIDLCLHLIRADHGVQVANRVARHCVVPPWREGGQAQFIDHQIPVADDASTAAIRQWALRHLDGELTVELLARRAHMSPRTFNRRFREETGQAPGVWIRQRRLDLARELLETRDLGIDEVARLSGLGTAGNLRHHLRRGVGMSPARYRRVYQGA; this is translated from the coding sequence ATGCCGCATCGCGTCGTGGTCCTCCTGCTCGCGCCGGTCGTCGGTTTCGACGCCGCGATCGCGCCGATGCTGTTCGGGTCCGCCGAGGACGACGCGGGCGAAGGCCTCTACGACGTCATCACCTGTGGGCTGGACCGTCAGCCGGTGCCCGGCACGTCGGGCTTCGACGTCGTCCCGGCGGCAGGCCCGGAAGCGCTCGCGACCGCCGACACCGTGGTGATACCGGGCACGCGCTACCCCGAGGCGCGCACCCAGGGCGTGCTCCCGGACCGGCTGCGGGAGGCGCTGGCCTCGGTGCGGCCCGGGACCCGGATGGTGTCGATCTGCACGGGGGCGTTCGTGCTGGCCGCCGCAGGCCTGCTCGACGGTCGGCGCGCGACCACCCACTGGAAGTTCGCCGCCGATCTGCAACGCATGCACCCGCTCGTCGACGTCGACGAGAACGTTTTGTTCGTCGACGAGGGTGACGTGCTGACGTCCGCCGGTCTGGCCGCGGGAATCGACCTGTGCCTGCACCTGATTCGCGCCGATCACGGCGTGCAGGTGGCCAACCGCGTGGCGCGGCACTGCGTGGTGCCGCCGTGGCGCGAGGGCGGTCAGGCGCAGTTCATCGACCATCAGATCCCGGTGGCCGACGATGCGTCGACGGCTGCCATCCGACAGTGGGCGCTGCGGCACCTCGACGGCGAACTGACCGTGGAGCTGCTCGCCCGGCGCGCACACATGAGCCCACGCACGTTCAACCGGCGCTTCCGGGAGGAGACCGGCCAGGCTCCCGGCGTGTGGATCCGCCAGCGCCGCCTCGACCTGGCCCGCGAACTCCTCGAGACGCGCGACCTCGGAATCGACGAGGTGGCACGGCTGTCGGGGCTGGGGACCGCGGGCAACCTGCGCCACCATCTCCGGCGCGGCGTGGGCATGTCGCCGGCGAGGTACCGCAGGGTCTACCAGGGCGCGTGA
- a CDS encoding gamma carbonic anhydrase family protein produces MPEPLILTVNGHSPQLHADAWVAPNAALVGRISLGAKASIWYGATLRAEIEPIEIGDGSNVQDNVTIHVDPGFPATIGADVSVGHNAVLHGCTIEDGCLIGMGAVVLNGARIGRGSLVAAGAVVAQGVEIPPGSLVAGVPGKVRRELGEDEVTNNRNNALLYTHLIDMHRGAGG; encoded by the coding sequence ATGCCAGAGCCTCTGATCCTGACCGTCAACGGCCACTCGCCCCAGCTGCACGCCGACGCGTGGGTGGCGCCGAACGCCGCCCTCGTCGGACGAATCTCGTTGGGGGCCAAGGCCAGCATCTGGTACGGCGCCACGCTGCGCGCGGAGATCGAGCCGATCGAGATCGGGGACGGCTCCAACGTCCAGGACAACGTGACCATCCACGTCGACCCCGGCTTCCCCGCGACGATCGGCGCGGACGTCAGCGTCGGCCACAACGCCGTGCTGCACGGGTGCACCATCGAGGACGGCTGCCTGATCGGCATGGGCGCAGTGGTGCTCAACGGCGCGCGCATCGGCCGCGGCTCGCTGGTCGCGGCGGGTGCGGTCGTGGCCCAGGGCGTCGAGATCCCGCCCGGCTCGCTGGTCGCGGGCGTTCCCGGCAAGGTCCGCCGCGAACTCGGTGAGGACGAGGTCACCAACAATCGCAACAACGCGCTGCTCTACACGCACCTGATCGACATGCACCGGGGCGCGGGCGGCTAG
- a CDS encoding aldo/keto reductase yields MDQRRVGDSGLVVSELGFGAATFGGVGDFFGAWGDTDVEAARRIVEACLEAGVTLFDTADVYSAGASEEVLGAALRGRRDEVVVSTKAGLPMGPDDWGTSRTRLLRSVDDALRRLQTDRIDLFQLHGYDARTPIDEVLQTLDVLVTAGKIRYVGASNFSGWQLMKSLALADATHRPRYVAHQVYYSLAGRDYEWELMPLAAAEGVGAIAWSPLGWGRLTGKIRRGTPLPERSRLHATADAGPPIDDERLFAIVDVLDEIASETGKSVPQIALNWLLTRPTVASVIVGARDERQLAENLGAVGWRLTGDQLDRLHAVSRTEAPYPYFPYYRQEGFARLNPPPAG; encoded by the coding sequence GTGGACCAACGACGAGTGGGCGACTCCGGGCTCGTGGTGTCGGAACTGGGTTTCGGCGCCGCAACCTTCGGCGGCGTCGGCGACTTCTTCGGCGCCTGGGGTGACACCGACGTCGAAGCCGCCCGCCGGATCGTCGAGGCGTGCCTCGAGGCCGGCGTCACCCTGTTCGACACCGCCGACGTGTACTCCGCGGGCGCCTCCGAGGAGGTTCTGGGCGCTGCCCTGCGGGGCAGGCGCGACGAGGTGGTCGTCTCGACCAAGGCCGGGCTGCCGATGGGACCCGATGACTGGGGAACCTCGCGCACCAGGCTCTTGCGCTCCGTCGACGACGCGCTGCGCCGGTTGCAGACCGATCGGATCGACCTGTTCCAACTGCACGGCTACGACGCCCGCACCCCCATCGACGAAGTGCTGCAGACACTCGACGTCCTCGTCACTGCGGGCAAGATCCGCTACGTCGGGGCGTCGAACTTCTCCGGCTGGCAGCTGATGAAGTCCCTCGCGCTCGCCGACGCCACCCATCGCCCCCGCTACGTCGCGCATCAGGTCTACTACTCGCTGGCCGGGCGGGACTACGAGTGGGAACTCATGCCGCTGGCCGCGGCCGAGGGCGTCGGCGCGATCGCGTGGAGCCCGCTGGGCTGGGGGCGGCTGACCGGGAAGATCCGTCGCGGCACGCCGCTACCCGAGCGCAGCCGCCTGCACGCCACCGCGGACGCCGGTCCGCCGATCGACGACGAGCGGCTGTTCGCGATCGTTGACGTGCTCGACGAGATCGCTTCGGAGACGGGCAAATCCGTGCCGCAGATCGCCTTGAACTGGCTGCTGACCCGACCGACGGTGGCGTCGGTGATCGTCGGCGCACGCGACGAGCGGCAGCTGGCCGAGAACCTGGGCGCGGTCGGCTGGCGGTTGACCGGCGACCAGTTGGATCGGCTGCACGCGGTGAGCCGGACCGAGGCGCCCTACCCGTACTTCCCGTATTACCGGCAGGAGGGCTTCGCGCGGCTCAATCCGCCGCCTGCGGGCTAG